The genomic DNA caactttaaGTAACACTAACAAGCGTGACTCTCATGAAAGCGCTATCTCTGCAATCTTGTGTGGACTTTTTAGTTGGTGAAATTTTGACCAAtagagggagagcagcagtgtgaGCATATGTATtagaaaagaaggaataatTATACAAATAATTAACAAGTCCATGTAGATATGCTCTctattgttttgggtttggttttgtttgttttttggttatgttttagggtttttttggttatgtttttggatttttttgttttgcctgggtttttttttttgggggggggtaggtttttcttttccccattaGGCTTTTGTTTGTCATCTGTACAAACAGCTGGGAGAGGGTGTGAGCAATATTAATGACAGTAATCTCAGAACATCAACTCCCAAACTGTTACTTTTTAGTTCTTGCTGAGAATCTTTCTGGGTTTGGTTTCCCATTCCTTATTTCCCATGGACCCATGTACATTTCTTAAGAGAGTCTAATGTAAGATTCGCACTTGTACAGCCGATTTCATTTGGGATTGACCTGATTATCCCATTCTGCGGGAAAGGAAACTCAACCACATGTCAGTTACGCAACTAATAGatactttttcttctcagcatcTCATGAAAAGTTGGCAGTACAGTTATTAGACTGCTTTACTCATGTTCTCATCTAGGAAAAGTTTTACATCAAGGAAGCTCCATTGACGTAACTCAGGATAACTTTAGAGTGTTCTGGAGCTTCGGGTATCTTTAAAGATAACTTTAAGAGTTCTAAAATATCAGAACATGGTCCCAAAAAATCTTGGTCATATGTTCACAGCAGTACACTGTGTACCAATgcatttattctatttttattgttatatttACAATACATGaaatctcttttctcctgcagcagaagtACAGCCACATCGCCTGTTTCTGGGAAAAACAACCCTCAGGCTGTGTGAGGATCAGTTGTGCCTTCCATCATACCAAACCGCGAAATATAAATGGACTCTTTTTGCCACCTAGTAACagtaagtaaaaatattttctctactaTTTGTCCCTTAGCATAAGCAGATCCACAAGAATGTCCCTGCAGTGCTCAGTAATCTCTATGAAGGTCCAAAATGTACCATGCTAAATCAATGGGGTAGGATCTGCTACCCCAGCAAGTTCAAGGCAAAGAAATGAATTTTATTGGCATTTGAACAGGGTTGCCACATGAATTTTTTAGCTGTCATGTTACGGATGTTTCTCTCAGTCCCATGAAAGAGGTTAGCAAGAGCTATGGAGTAGAAATGTTGCAGGAATAGTTTGCAAGGCTGTGCAATAtctgaaaatcagattatttatagaaaaatttaaaaacccaacCATTACaagatgtggggttttttcatcaATTGTTTCAAAGAGGAGCTCTTGGCTACCAGGAGTCCTGTTAGACAGCTGGAACCTGGAAGAGGGAAAgtgtccagggcagggaaccaAGACAGGTGTCAGAAATCAGGCAGAAGCTGGAGTGAGAGCAGCATGACTTGTCACAGATGCATGAGCAAGGGGACTAAAATGGAGATGTTCATGGGCCTGAGCTCCAGATCTGGAGAAAGGTGTCATGAGAGAAGTCCAGAGAGACCTCTAGTCAGAAGCAAACACCTTGTGTTCCAGAAATTCCCCCAGGGAAAGGTAGCATGTGCTATGTGGGCGTGTTGAGCCACCCAGCCCCAGAGGAGCAAGACAAGAACTTGAGTGCTCTTTTCACTTCAGCCCAGGTATTACTACTCATATGTTTCCCTAAGCTGTAAAGACCTTGAAACACATTGGAAGAAAGAAGGATACTGACTGAAATTAGTGGATCCACCAGCTGGAAGAGATATCCAGCCTTTTCTAAACATCATCAAATgatcaaaatgtttcttttcaaaaggcTTTATTCCTCATCTGTTCTTTCAGAGGAGATACAACCCATGTTTTTTCATGCTTCCTGTTGTTGCAAGATGCTCTTTTGCCAAGCTCCGCGCAATAGTTTTACCACAAGGCACAATGTGCCTATGTAATGATCCCTTCCATAGGATAAAGACTTCAAAGTTCTAAATCCTGGTCTGAACCTGGATTTGATATTCTAGTTCCTCCtaataacagaaatataatGTTCTTTTCTGCAGATGTGTCATTGCAACAGGGTGGCCAAGAAAGGATTCTGCATCCAGCCCATCATCGGGAATCACTCCGAAATcaagagaatattttcctaCCAGTTCAGGCTCCACTGATTATAAGCCTCAACaatgaagaagatgaagaggacGACGAAGAGAACTGTaaccagatattttttcttttacaaagaagTAGGATAGGGTCTTTTTCGACACTTCACAACTGATTTGTTATAACAACCATTAGCTATTTAGAAGAGTTGTCAACAAGATTTCAAAATAGTCTCCAGCTAATCCCCAATATCTTGGAAACAGTAGTCACCAGAAGTGAGGCAACGTCCTAATTCCTGTGAAATGCCTATTTGTATATTTCAATAGCAGTATCATCCACATACcccattttcattaaatagaaTTTGAAAAGTGATCCACAGTTCAGATGGCCATCAAATACTCTTCAAACTTTCTCTAAATTTGAGGACACAATTCACTAGATTAACTGAATGTCTATgcgtatttttatatatttgttttggttttttattttttaaatgtagttaaACCATTGACTGTATCTCACTCAGAGAAATTCATGATGATATTTGATTATTAAGAATTGCTGAAGGTCTTTGTATGGATACCTAGTAatcttttaaaactatttcctACAGATGTTTCTAATTGGGTGCCTAAGACTGCTGCAGAAATTGAAGAGGAAAGAGCCATAAAGGAAATATGCTATAAAACTGGTAAATATGAAATCAGTCACTCTTTCCTAAACAGCAACAATGCCAATATACTAAGCcttgggtttattttccctCTCGGGCTATGTTAAGGAGAGTATTACAGGATCCAATACCCCCACGAACACCAATCAGCACAAACTGTGTCTTCACCTcggaaaaaggagaaattactcctGGAAGCTACCGAGCGAGACTTGCAGAAAGGTAAGGACTTTTCATCTTCTTGGACAATATGTACCACTTTTAGGATTACACTTACAGGGACAAAGGATTAGATACCttgcccctcctcccctcttttttaatttagtgaCAATAAAAGACAGCATATTACGAAGAACAGTAAAATACTACATTAATTTTTCcccacatatatatacatacatagtGTCACACACGTGGTGACTACCTGTATCAAATGCAGATGGAAAAGGTAGAAACAGGCTGTAAACCCCATGTATACTTTATAGAGATATACAACTGTTCCATAAACTTCGTCAGGTAAGATTCATCAATATAATTCATGAAAAGTGAGAAGCTAAAGAATGAGCAGGTAATTTGTAGCTGGTTCTTTACTTCGGAGCCATAGTTTGTCTTTAAGCTGCATTTTATGGAATTGTCTTAGAGAGCATGAAAGTTCTACATCAGTTACAGTAGACAGGAACCAAACAtctaagaaaagagaaagaatataaaatggGAGGTTAAAGGAAATTGCACTCATCACTATCTCAcagaggtgggaggaagaggTTGGCAGGGCCAGTCCCTGTGCTTACACACAAGCAGCTCACACatcctttctgctgcctttccagGTGATGGCAGTAGAATTCCCAGAacatttattaatacaaaaagagaaggagagatttcaggaaGGAGAATACCAACAGAGCGTATTCCCACAAGAGATCGTCGATCCTTTGACAATGGAGGTAAATACCCTTTAGCATCAGCTTCTCATTGATTAACATCTTGTCTTGTGGTAAATAAGGTAACTGAATATGCACGCCTTAAACTACAGTATAATACCCTTAGTCACCAGGTACATTCACATCGGAGGTGAATCTATTATAGGAATGTTGAATCTCCCGCCATTCCTTGGTATTTCTGCAACGCTGTTTGTCACCATGTCAGCAATGCGCACTCAGCTGTTAAGACTCTGTGTGGGCCCGTGCTGTGAACTGTATCACCAAAGTGCCTGATGATTCAAGTAATCCTTTTGCcaactgaagttattttctatGCCACGTTGTTTTAGTTGTTCAGTTTGCAGGACAACACGTAGCTGAACTGATACAACTGAGACACAGGCAAAGCATCCCTCATGTGCAAGGGGCGAGAAATAAACAGCGGCAGAGAGGAACATATTaagggttgtggttttgttgctgaGTTCTCTTGTAATGACAGGCAGCTCAGGCTCAGAAGTTGTCACCCTGCGCTTTGGAGCCTGTTTGCATTGGGTTCCCATGCAGATGTTACACTTTGACTTTGGAAAAGGGTTTATTCCCCctgtgacacacacacaaattacaTACAACTTTTCACTCTCAGTTCTTACAAATGTCCCTGTGGATTAAAGCCAATGTTTGTTAAACTGTAAACCCTAAACACAACCACAGTGAGCTGGTAAATAAGCATCactccaaagaaataaagaagaataaatggaCTTCTGAGGAGCCAAGAAATTCACCTCATACGGTACCAGGAAAAGGTATTTTGAGAAAACAGTTGgcttattcattttcatttactaaACTTTTAGATGATCCAGCACTACCTACctaatttctgttcttaatgTCAAATGTGGACAATCCATATTTAGATTGGACTCTCCACAAAGAACATTGTTTTAATCTTGTCTTCCAGCCTCCAGGCTCCTGCAGTATGTCAAAATTTGATGAACAgctcaaaattttcatttaatttgctttttcacttttaggAATTCACACTTCAGACCCCAAAGGAAAACCAAGTTACCAGCCAAGGGGTCAAAGGAAGGATGATGAAACTGCTGCTTATGTTCCTCGtgggagagcagctggaagaaagaTATATTGTGATTCTTCAGAACCTCGAAGATCAGCATATGTATTCTACCGCACTGTCAATGTCAACCAGGAACCAAAGTTCAACGGATCTACAGGTGGGCTCCTGCTTACACAGGATTCTTAAAATGCCTCAAATGTGCCTGTCTGTAttgtgctgctttcttttttgtcccTGCAGGCGATTGTTAAGTCATTTCTGCCTAAATGCCTTCATAGCAGGAATTCATTTCTCTGCCCAAAGGGCAATGAATGCAATGATGTGCTGATGTGTACTAACATACCGATCGCCACTAATTACAGCTTCTTTTatctgatttcttcttctgaaatatttaataacttGTAGTAGTCCATTTAACTTCATGTTGGAGCATGATGGATTCATGcctatttttataatttagtattattttcatCTTCCATAAAGAAGTCCTGTGTGTTGCTTTTTGGCAATCTGTTTCAGATGTAACCATAATTTTACATCTTACACTGTCTTTTCAACTTGCTAATACAGCTTCTCACAACCTCGTACATCAgttgggttttatttgcctttctgctttccttttccatggTTACTCTGGATAATTCTGTTGGTTTCATCTCTCACTTCATGTAGAAGTTTAGTggtaaataatttcaataatcATAAGTTAAGAAAGCGATTTCATCTTGCCAGGTTCAGTCATCTCTTCTAAGACTGGTTGAATCTCCATCTTGAGGTGCCTCCCTGTCTTCATTTCCAATAAAAGGAATCTCACTCAGACAGAGTAACCGCTTCCCAAAGATTCATAATGTTAAGTCGAATTCATCCAAATGGTACTGCTTTATTCTGGAGATGaacagttttactttttttcttttcatgtttgctttgaTTAAATGTGGACAGATTGGTAGAGAGATTACAAAGAGAACATTCTTAATCTGAATAACACAATTAATCAATTGCCAGGTTAAAAAAAGTTAgagcatttcacaaaaaaaggtgATCAGCTTTTTTGTCATAAGAACAACCATTACCATTGCCACTACCTTTATTTTCAAGCAGTACCTGAGCCATATGGTCAGAAATGCTCCAAACCTAAGAATCAGCTTGACACAAACAGAAGATTTTCGacccaaacagaaaactgttgTAATGCTTACATGTTGTGTATAAATAGCTATATATAAACTTAAAATCGTAGcattattttgcaattaatgATTTGAATTAATGGAATTAAGATGGAATTAATACAAAACAAGAgaactaataatatttttaaccaaatttcacagaaaacagttAGTCATTAGGCAGCTTCTCTGATGCACAATCAACTGCCCAGCACAAAAACATCCCATTGCCTTATGTCTAGTGCATGCACATGCAGGGATAGAAGAGGAGATTGGATTCACCTGATGCTTTCATTCATACTTCAGCTGATGTAATATTTAATTCACATACCAGCCTAAGAGAGTCCTTCCTGAAATTGTAGCTGAACTCAGAAACAATGTTTATGTTTCTTCTACAGACAAATACACTTCAGGATCTTACAATGCACCAACTTGGAGGAGAAGAAATCCACATGCAAAAACATTCCCTAAATTTGGAACAACCATTCAGGTAACTGTTTGATCAAAATTTTTACAATGCAGTCTACTTCACAAAAGCGACAGGACTCTCCCCAcctagaaaatgtaaaactgcTCTTAAAGCTTTTGCAGCCAAAACCCACAAGATTCTAAGCAGTGCTGAGTCATCTGAATGACCAGGGAgtagttctgtttgtttgcagaCATGTAATTTTGACTGTAAAACTAACCCAGGATTTCTAATGTTTTACAATATTACTgatatgaaagcaaaatacGTACCTGCCTTCAAAGTGAGGAGCTACAACAAGTGGATTTTGGCTCGTAGCGCTggacaaagcacagcacagaccaCAGGAGTGTGATCTGTTTGTCTGTTTGATTGCTCGTGAAGCATCTGCAACAGCTGAACGATGATCAGCCGAGCTCCAAATTGATAAAAGGACTCGGGCTACAGAACATTCTCCTGATACCCTAAGGAccattaatacattttacagCTGCCTTGAAAGCAGAGTTTACAACCTCTATCTCGTGCTCCAAGTTTAATTCTTAACATGTTTCTGAAAGAGCATCTATAGATTTATTCTAGTAAATAGTGTACAAAACCTTCTGTATATCTATTTTGACAACAGAGCCAAAACGACATGCaagtgaacagaaaacaagaactaTACCCAGAGCGGAGAATAGGATGAAGCGAGTGGTTGACATTACAATACTCTAAAGTGAAACGAGATGCACCAATGTTTCAACAgtgacaaaaatggaaattaggaAAGTATGTTCTGTATGGTCATATATTaaggttttaaatatattcactAAGTTGTGTCTGTTACGAAAATTAGACAGTtgagatgatttttaaagactgtGGCTGTTCACCACAAGACTGCTAGTACAATATGTGcatagagatgaaaaaaatctctaagcAGAGTGTTCCCCTAatgtatttcacagaagtttTACTGCATAACAGAAGTTCTAATGCATATGTACCGTgattaaataaattgttttcggatttcagtaaagcctttgatactgtctctcacagcattctcctggaaaagatgtccagcacacagctgcatAAACAACAATGCAGcgggtgagcaattggctgatgggtcgggctcaaagggttctagtaaatggggtcatgttggGTTGGacaccagtcactagtgggttCCACaaggatccatcttagggccagcactcttcaatgtcttcataaatgacttgaaCACAGGACTAGAGGGAATCCTAAGCTTGCTGCTTACACAAtgttgggaggagctgttgacactgtCGAGAgcagagagaccctgcagagggatctggacaaattggagaactgggcaatcaccaactgcatgaagtttaacaagggcaagtgccggattttgcacctgggacacggcaaccctggctgtacatacagactctggcacgagatgctggaaagcagctctgcagagagggacctgggggttctggttgacggcaagttgaacaggagccaacagtgtccctggcagccaagagggcaaccgtgtcctgggtgcatcaagcacagcattgccagggaggtgattgtgccgctctgctctgcactggtgcggcctcacctggagcactgggtgcagttctgggcaccacaggataaaaaaagatataaagctactggagagtgtccagaagagggctacaaagttggtgaagggtttggaggggaagccatatgtggagcagctaaagtcacttgttttgttcagcctggagaagagaagactaaggggagacctcatcatgctctacagcttcctcacaaggggagaaggaagggcaagtgctgatctctctggtgaccaatgacagaacctgagggaattaAAGGAACATGTGCCAaggaaggtttaggttggacatcaggaaaaggttctcccccaagagggtgctggagcactggaacaggctccccagggaggtgtcacggcccaagcctgacagtgttcaagaagagactggacaacgccaGTTGGAGC from Caloenas nicobarica isolate bCalNic1 chromosome 1, bCalNic1.hap1, whole genome shotgun sequence includes the following:
- the LOC135999099 gene encoding uncharacterized protein C12orf50 homolog, giving the protein MFLESQYTVYQCIYSIFIVIFTIHEISFLLQQKYSHIACFWEKQPSGCVRISCAFHHTKPRNINGLFLPPSNNVSLQQGGQERILHPAHHRESLRNQENIFLPVQAPLIISLNNEEDEEDDEENYVSNWVPKTAAEIEEERAIKEICYKTGEYYRIQYPHEHQSAQTVSSPRKKEKLLLEATERDLQKGDGSRIPRTFINTKREGEISGRRIPTERIPTRDRRSFDNGDNHSELVNKHHSKEIKKNKWTSEEPRNSPHTVPGKGIHTSDPKGKPSYQPRGQRKDDETAAYVPRGRAAGRKIYCDSSEPRRSAYVFYRTVNVNQEPKFNGSTAVPEPYGQKCSKPKNQLDTNRRFSTQTENYKYTSGSYNAPTWRRRNPHAKTFPKFGTTIQHSPGKDVQHTAA